Proteins from one Elusimicrobiota bacterium genomic window:
- a CDS encoding response regulator produces MGKKILIVDDEAHIRILLEQTLEDLEAYVEGLVVLQADNGREALEIIQKELPDMVILDVMMPEMNGFEVCDIVKNKLKLAGVYIVMLTAKGQEFDRIKGIESGADVYMTKPFDPDAMVHEAKKVFGIK; encoded by the coding sequence CGTAGACGATGAAGCGCATATACGTATATTGTTAGAACAAACGCTTGAGGATTTGGAGGCTTACGTCGAAGGGTTGGTTGTACTACAAGCGGATAACGGGCGTGAAGCGCTTGAAATCATACAAAAAGAACTGCCGGACATGGTTATCCTCGACGTTATGATGCCCGAGATGAACGGGTTCGAAGTCTGTGACATAGTTAAGAATAAACTTAAGCTTGCCGGGGTGTATATAGTGATGTTAACCGCAAAAGGGCAGGAGTTTGATAGAATAAAAGGCATTGAATCCGGTGCAGATGTTTATATGACCAAACCGTTTGACCCGGATGCTATGGTTCACGAAGCGAAAAAAGTGTTTGGGATCAAGTAG